A window from Pseudomonas sp. Tri1 encodes these proteins:
- a CDS encoding AAA family ATPase has protein sequence MLKTLAVANYRSINKLVIPLARLNLITGPNGSGKSNLYRALRLLAETAQGGVVNALAREGGLDSTFWAGPEEISRRMRNGEVPVQAVVRQGTKRLRLGFAGEDFSYSIALGLPEPSLSAFSLDPEIKRECIWAGPVFRPASLLVDRNGPMIRAREGRSWDVLAQHTPTFDSLFDQVGSLRTSPEVLQMREFIRRWRFYDHFRSDADAPVRQPQLGTRTPVLHHDGRDLAAALQTILEIGDVEALHAAIGDAFPGAHLRIEKLQGGRFAIAFQQHGLLRPLSAAELSDGTLRYLLLVAALLTPRPPSLMVLNEPETSLHPDLLPALARLIIRASTNCQVWVVSHATRLIAALEQDEDCNCIVLEKELGQTGIVGQRALDEPAWHWPD, from the coding sequence ATGCTCAAGACCCTGGCGGTGGCCAATTACCGCTCGATCAACAAACTGGTCATCCCCCTGGCCCGGCTGAACCTGATCACCGGCCCCAACGGCAGCGGCAAGTCCAATCTGTATCGCGCCCTGCGTCTGTTGGCCGAGACGGCCCAGGGTGGAGTGGTCAACGCCCTGGCCCGCGAAGGCGGACTGGACTCGACTTTCTGGGCCGGGCCGGAGGAAATCAGCCGACGCATGCGCAACGGCGAGGTGCCGGTCCAGGCAGTTGTGCGCCAGGGCACCAAGCGCCTGCGTCTGGGATTCGCCGGTGAAGACTTCAGCTATTCAATTGCCTTGGGCCTGCCGGAACCCAGTCTTTCCGCGTTTTCACTGGACCCGGAAATCAAGCGCGAATGCATCTGGGCCGGTCCGGTGTTTCGGCCAGCCAGCCTGCTGGTGGATCGCAATGGGCCGATGATCCGTGCCCGCGAAGGCCGTTCATGGGATGTGCTGGCCCAGCACACGCCGACCTTCGACAGCCTGTTCGATCAGGTCGGCAGCCTGCGCACTTCGCCGGAGGTCCTGCAGATGCGCGAGTTCATTCGTCGCTGGCGCTTCTACGACCATTTCCGCAGCGATGCCGACGCCCCGGTGCGCCAACCGCAACTGGGCACCCGCACGCCGGTGCTGCACCACGACGGACGCGACCTGGCTGCCGCGCTGCAGACCATCCTTGAAATCGGTGACGTCGAGGCCTTGCATGCCGCCATTGGCGACGCGTTCCCCGGTGCTCACCTGCGCATAGAGAAACTGCAAGGCGGACGTTTCGCCATCGCGTTCCAACAGCACGGCTTGCTGCGGCCGCTGTCCGCCGCCGAACTGTCCGACGGAACCCTGCGCTATCTGTTGCTGGTGGCAGCCCTGCTTACCCCGCGTCCACCCTCGTTGATGGTGCTCAACGAACCGGAAACCAGCCTGCACCCGGACCTGTTGCCCGCCTTGGCGCGGCTGATCATCCGCGCTTCGACCAATTGCCAGGTCTGGGTGGTGTCCCATGCCACGCGCCTGATCGCCGCCCTGGAACAAGATGAGGACTGCAATTGCATCGTGCTGGAAAAGGAGCTTGGGCAGACCGGAATCGTCGGACAGCGAGCGTTGGATGAGCCGGCTTGGCATTGGCCGGATTGA
- a CDS encoding efflux RND transporter permease subunit, with protein sequence MKGPFNLSEWALRHQSFVWYLMFVALLMGVFSYMNLGREEDPSFTIKTMIIQTRWPGATQEETLKQVTDRIEKKLEELDSLDYVKSYTRPGESTVFVYLLDTTGAKEIPEIWYQVRKKIDDIRGDFPQGLQGPGFNDEFGDVYGSVYAFTGDGLSMRQLRDYVEQVRAEIREVPGLGKVEMIGEQDEVLYLNFSTRKLAALGIDQRQVVQSLQSQNAVTPAGVIDAGPERISVRTSGQFQSEKDLANVNLRLNDRFYRLADIADISRGYVDPATPMFRFNGTPAIGLAIAMKKGGNIQDFGKALHTRMNELTADLPVGVGVHTVSDQAEVVEEAVGGFTSALFEAVIIVLVVSFISLGIRAGLVVACSIPLVLAMVFLFMEYSGITMQRISLGALIIALGLLVDDAMITVEMMVTRLEKGETKEQAATFAYTSTAFPMLTGTLVTVAGFVPIGLNASSAGEYTFTLFAVIAVAMLVSWIVAVLFAPVIGVHILSTNVKPHSAEPGRIGRAFNGGLLWAMRNRWWAIGITVLLFVLAVFSMRFVQNQFFPSSDRPEILVDLNLPQNASMDETRKAVDRLEATLKGDPDIERWSTYIGEGAIRFYLPLDQQLQNPYYAQLVIVSKGLESRTALTERLQKRLREDFVGIGSYVQALEMGPPVGRPIQYRVSGKDVDQVRKHAIELATELDKNSHIGEIIYDWNEPGKVLRIDIAQDKARQLGLSSDDVAKLMNSIVSGSPVTQVNDDIYLIDVIGRAEDAERGSPETLQNLQIVTPSGTSIPLLAFATVRYELEQPLVWRRDRKPTITIKAAVRDEIQPTDLVKQLQPDIDKFAAGLPVGYKVATGGTVEESSKAQGPIASVVPLMLFLMATFLMIQLHSVQKLFLVASVAPLGLIGVVLALVPTGTPMGFVAILGILALIGIIIRNSVILVTQIDEYERDGYEPWDAVVEATQHRRRPILLTAAAASLGMIPIAREVFWGPMAYAMIGGIIIATLLTLLFLPALYVAWYKIREPKRD encoded by the coding sequence ATGAAAGGGCCTTTCAATTTATCCGAATGGGCCCTGCGGCATCAGTCGTTCGTCTGGTACCTGATGTTCGTCGCGTTGTTGATGGGCGTATTTTCGTACATGAACCTGGGTCGCGAAGAAGACCCGTCGTTCACCATCAAAACCATGATCATCCAAACCCGCTGGCCGGGCGCGACCCAGGAAGAAACCCTCAAGCAGGTGACAGATCGCATCGAGAAAAAACTCGAAGAGCTCGATTCCCTCGACTACGTGAAAAGCTACACCCGACCGGGGGAATCGACGGTGTTCGTGTACCTGCTCGATACCACCGGCGCCAAGGAAATTCCCGAGATCTGGTACCAGGTACGCAAGAAGATCGACGACATTCGCGGCGACTTCCCCCAAGGCCTGCAAGGGCCGGGCTTCAACGACGAGTTCGGTGATGTGTACGGTTCGGTCTACGCCTTCACCGGCGACGGCCTGTCGATGCGCCAGTTGCGCGATTACGTGGAGCAGGTGCGCGCCGAGATCCGCGAAGTGCCCGGGTTGGGCAAGGTGGAAATGATCGGCGAGCAGGATGAAGTGCTGTACCTGAACTTCTCCACGCGCAAACTCGCCGCCCTGGGCATCGACCAGCGCCAAGTGGTGCAGAGCCTGCAGTCGCAGAATGCCGTGACGCCGGCTGGGGTGATCGACGCCGGGCCGGAGCGGATTTCCGTGCGTACGTCCGGGCAGTTCCAATCGGAAAAGGACCTGGCCAACGTCAATCTGCGACTCAACGATCGCTTCTATCGATTGGCCGACATCGCGGATATCAGCCGCGGTTACGTTGATCCCGCGACACCGATGTTCCGCTTCAATGGCACGCCGGCCATTGGCCTTGCCATCGCGATGAAGAAGGGCGGCAACATCCAGGATTTCGGCAAGGCGCTGCATACGCGCATGAACGAATTGACCGCCGACCTGCCGGTGGGGGTCGGCGTGCACACCGTGTCGGACCAGGCCGAAGTGGTGGAGGAGGCGGTCGGCGGCTTCACCAGCGCGTTGTTCGAGGCGGTGATCATCGTCCTGGTGGTGAGCTTCATCAGCCTAGGCATACGGGCTGGACTGGTGGTGGCCTGTTCGATTCCGCTGGTGCTGGCGATGGTCTTTTTGTTCATGGAGTACAGCGGCATCACTATGCAGCGGATCTCCCTCGGCGCCCTGATCATTGCCCTAGGCCTGCTGGTGGACGACGCAATGATCACCGTGGAGATGATGGTCACACGCCTGGAAAAAGGCGAAACCAAGGAGCAGGCCGCGACCTTTGCCTATACCTCGACGGCGTTCCCGATGCTCACCGGGACCCTGGTGACCGTGGCCGGTTTCGTGCCCATAGGCCTGAACGCCAGTTCCGCCGGCGAGTACACCTTTACTCTTTTTGCGGTGATCGCGGTGGCGATGCTGGTGTCGTGGATCGTCGCTGTATTGTTCGCCCCAGTGATCGGCGTGCACATCCTCAGCACCAACGTGAAACCTCACAGCGCCGAGCCGGGGCGCATTGGTCGGGCCTTCAACGGTGGCCTGCTGTGGGCGATGCGCAATCGCTGGTGGGCCATTGGCATCACTGTGCTGCTGTTCGTGCTGGCGGTGTTTTCCATGCGTTTTGTACAGAACCAGTTCTTCCCGTCCTCGGATCGGCCGGAAATCCTGGTGGACCTCAACCTGCCGCAAAACGCCTCGATGGATGAGACCCGCAAAGCCGTCGACCGCCTGGAAGCCACGCTCAAGGGTGACCCGGACATCGAGCGCTGGAGCACCTACATCGGCGAAGGCGCGATTCGTTTCTACCTGCCGCTGGACCAGCAACTGCAGAACCCGTACTACGCGCAACTGGTGATCGTCAGCAAAGGCCTGGAGTCACGCACGGCCCTCACCGAACGCCTGCAAAAGCGTCTGCGTGAAGACTTCGTCGGCATTGGCAGCTACGTGCAGGCCTTGGAAATGGGCCCGCCGGTGGGCCGGCCGATCCAGTACCGGGTCAGCGGCAAGGACGTCGACCAGGTGCGCAAGCACGCCATCGAACTGGCTACCGAGCTGGACAAGAACTCGCACATCGGCGAGATCATTTACGACTGGAACGAGCCGGGCAAGGTCCTGCGTATCGACATCGCCCAGGACAAGGCGCGGCAATTGGGCTTGTCGTCGGATGATGTGGCCAAGCTGATGAACAGCATTGTCAGTGGTTCGCCGGTGACCCAGGTCAACGACGATATTTACCTGATCGATGTGATTGGCCGCGCTGAAGATGCCGAGCGCGGTTCGCCGGAAACCCTGCAGAACCTGCAGATCGTCACCCCGAGTGGCACCTCGATTCCGCTGCTGGCGTTCGCCACCGTGCGCTATGAGCTGGAGCAGCCGCTGGTATGGCGCCGCGACCGCAAACCGACCATTACTATCAAGGCGGCGGTGCGCGACGAGATCCAACCCACGGACCTGGTGAAGCAGCTGCAACCGGACATCGACAAATTCGCCGCCGGCCTGCCGGTTGGCTACAAGGTCGCCACCGGCGGTACGGTGGAAGAGAGCAGCAAGGCCCAGGGGCCGATCGCCAGTGTGGTGCCGCTGATGCTGTTCTTGATGGCGACCTTCCTGATGATCCAGCTGCACAGCGTGCAGAAGCTGTTCCTGGTGGCCAGCGTCGCCCCTCTCGGTTTGATCGGCGTGGTATTGGCGCTGGTACCGACGGGCACGCCCATGGGCTTCGTGGCGATCCTTGGGATTCTCGCGTTGATCGGCATCATCATCCGCAACTCGGTGATCCTGGTGACCCAGATCGATGAGTATGAACGGGACGGCTACGAACCCTGGGATGCCGTGGTGGAAGCGACCCAGCATCGGCGTCGGCCGATCCTGCTCACCGCAGCCGCGGCGAGCCTGGGGATGATCCCGATTGCGCGGGAAGTGTTCTGGGGGCCGATGGCCTACGCGATGATCGGTGGGATCATCATCGCCACCCTGCTGACGTTGCTGTTCCTGCCGGCGCTGTATGTGGCCTGGTACAAGATTCGCGAGCCGAAACGCGATTGA
- a CDS encoding transporter substrate-binding domain-containing protein, whose product MKTAKSSLLLLPLLGLALLAGCNKTEEPPKPKTASESTAPAGYLDKIKARDKLIVGVFTDKPPFGFVDEAGRYVGFDTDIGRRFAKDLLGDENKVEFVAVEPASRIPFLQSDKVDLILANMTVTPERKEAVEFTNPNLKVAVQALVPQASTVKSLDDLATRTTIVTTGTTADIWLTKNHPDWKLLKFEKNSESLQALANGRGDAYAQDNLVLFSWAKQNPGYRVLAQTLGAEAPIAPAVKKGNVELRDWVNAELAKLGEEKYLLKLYDQYVRKELSDDTKPESVIVEGGKWQG is encoded by the coding sequence ATGAAAACTGCCAAGTCTTCTCTGCTGCTACTGCCGCTGCTCGGTCTCGCACTGCTGGCCGGCTGCAATAAAACCGAAGAACCGCCAAAGCCAAAAACCGCCAGCGAAAGCACCGCGCCGGCCGGCTACCTGGACAAGATCAAGGCGCGGGACAAGTTGATCGTCGGGGTTTTCACCGACAAGCCACCGTTTGGCTTCGTCGATGAGGCGGGACGCTATGTCGGCTTCGATACCGACATTGGCCGGCGATTCGCCAAGGACCTGCTCGGCGATGAGAACAAGGTCGAGTTCGTCGCGGTCGAGCCGGCGAGCCGGATTCCATTCCTGCAAAGTGACAAGGTCGACCTGATCCTGGCCAACATGACCGTGACTCCGGAGCGCAAGGAAGCGGTGGAGTTCACCAACCCTAATCTGAAAGTCGCCGTGCAGGCGCTGGTGCCGCAAGCCAGCACCGTGAAAAGCCTTGATGACCTGGCGACCCGCACCACCATCGTCACCACCGGCACCACGGCGGATATCTGGCTGACCAAGAATCATCCGGACTGGAAACTGCTCAAGTTCGAGAAGAACTCCGAGTCCCTGCAAGCACTGGCCAACGGTCGTGGCGATGCCTATGCCCAGGACAATCTGGTGCTGTTCAGCTGGGCCAAGCAGAACCCCGGCTATCGCGTGCTAGCGCAGACACTGGGCGCCGAAGCGCCGATTGCACCGGCGGTGAAGAAAGGCAATGTCGAGCTGCGTGATTGGGTCAACGCCGAGTTGGCGAAGCTGGGTGAAGAGAAATACCTGCTCAAGCTGTACGACCAGTACGTGCGCAAGGAATTGAGCGATGACACCAAGCCTGAGAGTGTGATTGTCGAGGGTGGTAAGTGGCAGGGGTGA
- a CDS encoding amino acid ABC transporter ATP-binding protein — MSALIEFKGFNKFFGEQQVLDGIDLHVQPGEVIVILGPSGCGKSTLLRCLNGLEVAHSGSLTFAGRELLDKGTDWREVRQRIGMVFQSYHLFPHMSVLDNLLLGPVKVQKRERREARDQAEALLARVGLLDKRDAFPRQLSGGQQQRIAIVRSLCMNPKVMLFDEVTAALDPEMVKEVLEVIQGLAREGMTLLIVTHEMAFARAVADRIVFMDGGRILEQNPPEMFFTNPQTARAQQFLEKFSYVAALPKTTQTKELELS; from the coding sequence ATGAGCGCATTGATCGAGTTCAAGGGTTTCAACAAGTTTTTCGGTGAACAGCAGGTGCTGGACGGCATCGACCTGCACGTGCAGCCAGGTGAAGTGATCGTCATCCTCGGCCCCAGCGGTTGTGGCAAAAGTACCTTGCTGCGCTGCCTCAATGGGCTGGAAGTGGCCCATAGCGGCAGCCTGACATTCGCCGGTCGCGAGTTGCTGGACAAAGGCACCGACTGGCGCGAAGTGCGACAGCGGATCGGCATGGTGTTCCAGAGCTACCACTTGTTCCCGCACATGAGCGTGCTCGATAACCTGCTGCTCGGCCCGGTCAAAGTGCAAAAACGCGAGCGCCGCGAAGCGCGCGACCAGGCCGAAGCCTTGCTGGCGCGGGTGGGCCTGCTGGACAAGCGCGATGCCTTTCCACGCCAGCTCTCTGGCGGCCAGCAGCAACGCATCGCCATCGTTCGCTCACTGTGCATGAACCCCAAGGTCATGTTGTTCGATGAAGTCACCGCCGCCCTCGACCCGGAAATGGTCAAGGAAGTGCTGGAGGTTATCCAGGGCTTGGCCCGCGAAGGCATGACGCTGTTGATCGTCACCCACGAAATGGCCTTCGCCCGAGCCGTGGCTGACCGCATTGTGTTCATGGATGGCGGGCGAATCCTTGAACAAAACCCTCCCGAGATGTTCTTTACGAACCCGCAGACCGCACGAGCGCAGCAGTTCCTGGAGAAGTTCTCCTACGTCGCCGCACTACCCAAAACGACTCAAACAAAGGAACTGGAACTGTCATGA
- a CDS encoding efflux RND transporter periplasmic adaptor subunit, translating to MKRWWMVSAALLLAACSKEEAPPAPVRPVLSIEVQSLDQQALGRFAGNIQARYESNVGFRVPGRIARRYVDVGAEVKKGDLLATLDPTDQQNQLRAAQSDLARIEAQYINAQANARRQQQLFDRGVGAQAQLDIAQTDLKTTGASLEQARASMEQARDQLNYSELRTDHDAVVTAWSAEAGQVVTAGQQVVTLARPDIKEAVIDLPAGLAERLPEDVVFEVAAQLDPSIHTTASLREIEPQAQSATRTRRARLTLNDTPPGFRLGTAISVTLSSTIEPRIELPLSALQEVNGKARIWLIDPQSQTVSPHDVRILERSADSVLVANGIKAGDRVVSAGVNSLQPGQKVKLDEDAR from the coding sequence ATGAAGCGTTGGTGGATGGTCTCGGCCGCCCTGTTGCTGGCAGCCTGTTCGAAGGAAGAAGCGCCCCCTGCGCCGGTGCGTCCGGTGTTGTCCATCGAGGTCCAGTCGCTCGACCAACAGGCCCTCGGGCGGTTCGCCGGGAACATCCAGGCCCGTTACGAGAGCAACGTGGGATTTCGCGTGCCGGGGCGGATCGCCCGCCGCTACGTCGATGTCGGTGCCGAGGTGAAGAAGGGCGACCTGCTCGCCACCCTCGACCCCACCGATCAGCAGAACCAGTTGCGCGCGGCCCAGAGTGATCTGGCGCGGATCGAGGCGCAGTACATCAACGCCCAGGCCAATGCCCGTCGACAACAGCAGTTGTTTGACCGTGGCGTTGGTGCCCAGGCGCAATTGGACATCGCCCAGACGGACCTGAAAACCACCGGGGCGTCCCTCGAACAGGCCCGTGCCTCGATGGAACAGGCTCGCGATCAGCTCAATTACAGCGAACTGCGCACCGATCACGACGCGGTCGTCACGGCCTGGAGTGCCGAAGCCGGGCAGGTGGTCACTGCCGGCCAGCAAGTTGTCACCCTGGCCCGTCCCGACATCAAGGAAGCGGTGATCGACCTGCCGGCCGGCCTGGCCGAGCGCCTGCCCGAGGACGTGGTGTTCGAGGTCGCCGCGCAATTGGACCCGAGCATCCACACCACCGCCTCCCTGCGCGAGATCGAACCCCAGGCGCAGAGCGCCACCCGCACCCGCCGCGCGCGGCTGACGTTGAACGACACCCCGCCAGGTTTTCGCCTGGGCACGGCCATCAGCGTCACCCTGAGCTCGACCATCGAGCCGCGCATCGAGCTGCCGCTCAGCGCGCTGCAAGAGGTAAACGGCAAGGCGCGGATCTGGCTGATCGACCCGCAGAGCCAGACGGTATCTCCCCACGACGTGCGGATTCTCGAACGCTCGGCCGATTCGGTGCTGGTGGCCAACGGTATCAAGGCCGGCGACCGGGTGGTCAGCGCCGGCGTGAACAGTCTTCAGCCAGGACAGAAAGTGAAACTCGACGAGGACGCACGATGA
- a CDS encoding efflux RND transporter periplasmic adaptor subunit translates to MAGPRIKLVVGLGLCALLTGCGDEKPAEKALPRVFVQQAVPSEYAASVTLTGDVQARVQTDLSFRVGGKIIERKVDVGDRVSARQVLARLDPRDLQTSVDSAEAQVAAEQARVKQSAAAFVRQQKLLPKGYTSQSEYDAAQAQLRSSQSALSAAQAQLANAREQLSYTALIAEAPGIVTARQAEVGQVVQATEPIFSLARDGERDAVFNIYESLLHEPPSDPSIVISLLDNPAIKTTGTVREITPAVSADTGTVQVKVTLDDLPEGMHLGSVVSATAKSAAKTAVQLPWSALTKNLSDPAVWLVDGEGKAQLQTVTVGRYLTGKVIISDGLKGGEKVVTAGGQLLHPGVRVEIAENTHEPSPTGAQP, encoded by the coding sequence ATGGCTGGTCCCCGAATCAAACTGGTAGTTGGCCTGGGCCTCTGCGCACTACTGACCGGATGCGGTGATGAAAAGCCTGCGGAAAAAGCCCTGCCACGGGTCTTCGTGCAGCAAGCCGTGCCCTCCGAGTATGCGGCTTCGGTGACCCTGACCGGCGATGTCCAGGCTCGTGTGCAAACCGATCTGTCGTTTCGCGTGGGCGGCAAGATCATCGAGCGTAAGGTGGATGTCGGTGACCGGGTCTCGGCGAGGCAAGTGTTGGCGCGGCTTGACCCCCGGGACTTGCAGACCAGCGTCGACTCCGCCGAGGCCCAGGTGGCCGCCGAGCAGGCGCGGGTCAAGCAGAGCGCGGCGGCTTTCGTGCGTCAGCAGAAGCTCTTGCCCAAGGGTTACACCAGCCAGAGCGAATACGACGCGGCCCAGGCGCAACTGCGCAGCAGCCAGAGCGCATTGAGCGCTGCCCAGGCCCAACTGGCCAACGCCCGTGAACAACTGAGCTACACGGCGCTGATCGCCGAGGCGCCGGGGATCGTCACGGCGCGCCAGGCGGAAGTCGGCCAGGTGGTACAGGCGACAGAGCCGATCTTCAGCCTGGCCCGGGACGGCGAGCGCGACGCGGTGTTCAACATCTACGAATCCTTGCTGCACGAACCACCGTCGGATCCCTCCATCGTCATCAGCTTGCTGGACAACCCGGCCATCAAGACCACCGGTACGGTGCGCGAGATCACCCCGGCGGTGTCCGCCGACACGGGTACGGTGCAGGTCAAGGTCACCCTCGACGATTTACCCGAAGGTATGCACCTGGGGTCGGTAGTCAGCGCGACCGCCAAGTCCGCCGCCAAGACCGCGGTGCAATTGCCTTGGTCGGCGCTGACCAAGAACCTCAGCGACCCGGCCGTGTGGCTGGTGGACGGCGAGGGCAAGGCGCAACTGCAAACGGTGACGGTTGGCCGATACCTGACCGGCAAGGTCATCATCAGCGACGGTCTCAAGGGCGGTGAGAAAGTGGTCACTGCCGGCGGGCAATTGCTACACCCCGGCGTGCGCGTCGAGATTGCTGAAAATACCCATGAGCCATCCCCGACAGGAGCCCAGCCATGA
- a CDS encoding amino acid ABC transporter permease, whose product MASSGLELLWVSLPQLGKGAAHTLSISLLSIAISTVGGVLYGVLRTLGVKWLDVVLRVYLELFRAIPVLVWLYLLFFGLPIFFGLSIPSFWCAVLVLSLWGASEVGEVVRGAVHSLPRGQREAGLSIGLSGPQLYGHVLLPQALKRMTPPTINVYTRIIKTSSLAVLIGVVDVIKVGQQIIERTYESVLIYGALFLFFFFICYPLSAASRVLERRWTQA is encoded by the coding sequence TGCGCACACCCTGTCTATTTCCTTGCTGAGCATCGCCATCAGCACCGTTGGCGGTGTGCTTTACGGCGTGTTGCGTACGTTGGGTGTGAAGTGGCTGGACGTTGTCCTGCGGGTCTACCTGGAGTTGTTCCGGGCGATTCCGGTGCTGGTCTGGTTGTATCTGCTGTTCTTCGGCCTGCCGATCTTTTTCGGCCTGAGTATTCCCAGCTTTTGGTGCGCTGTCCTGGTGTTGTCGCTGTGGGGCGCCAGTGAAGTCGGTGAAGTGGTGCGCGGCGCAGTGCATTCGTTGCCGCGCGGCCAGCGGGAGGCGGGTTTGTCGATTGGCCTGAGCGGTCCGCAACTCTACGGCCATGTACTGCTGCCGCAAGCGCTCAAACGCATGACGCCGCCAACCATCAACGTCTACACACGGATCATCAAGACCAGCTCCCTGGCCGTGCTGATTGGCGTGGTGGATGTGATCAAGGTCGGCCAGCAGATCATCGAGCGTACCTACGAATCCGTGCTGATCTACGGCGCGCTGTTCCTGTTTTTCTTTTTCATCTGCTACCCGCTCTCGGCCGCCTCGCGCGTGCTGGAGCGGCGCTGGACGCAAGCATGA